Proteins from a genomic interval of Haemorhous mexicanus isolate bHaeMex1 chromosome Z, bHaeMex1.pri, whole genome shotgun sequence:
- the SUSD1 gene encoding sushi domain-containing protein 1 isoform X2: protein MNSGGGRAPGPLLLLLLALPRCGARVIVNRSIPDVCATCHIHATCQQSGGKSVCICNYGFVGNGRTHCQDKDECQIGASKICGNHTLCHNTHGSFYCVCLDGYRASNNNKTFIPNDGTNCTDIDECEESGLCGHNARCVNTEGSYMCYCNDGYKLETGEHSFRQDGNIVSCKEIGCGSPPEMEHGYIVGNYSLLPGSAVHYECQEGFYSNEGKFSYCTANETWEPATLSCKGVDCGAPPFVLNARPTSVSRTTYRSEVTYDCVHGYLMAGGSGIAVCNAKGQWDGPDLVCKEIDCGKPLLIPHTTMTWDNSTTLRSRVYYHCKEGYYFNGDRNFSECTVDQSWENITYVCKEEELFSNLSIFNETCVSWQRKSGRLGVQETYTFHILGQRLDEKIFSEDMVFNISTSEDNPKVCLDLDSGSNYVVNVTTISSTNITVSVTVAIQTKVKEAFNNVLIFNDTCLKWRRNVRGTDVEDKYSFHVQGQRWYQKNFFHEVTFELSTHKQAPEVCLDLQPGTNYSINISMVAMNFSLLVSMTTQITDPPFPEVEFVAVKGSAPLLRLRKAEDQNGPISLYQVIVLPLDLQSTFICDSFDATSFFSNTTDMKGYVAAEFQAKDVADNMSIALGDRHYYGKFYNAPLKLGEEYCVFLKIISEWNKVLSPQLNASPTCCCSL, encoded by the exons aTGAACTCGGGGGGCGGCCGGGCGCCGGGGccgctcctgctgctgctgctggcgctGCCGCGGTGCGGGGCGCGGG TAATTGTGAACAGATCCATTCCTGATGTCTGTGCCACTTGCCACATTCATGCAACATGTCAGCAGAGTGGAGGAAAAAGTGTTTGTATCTGCAATTATGGATTTGTAGGCAATGGAAGAACCCATTGTCAAG ATAAAGATGAATGCCAGATTGGAGCCAGCAAGATCTGTGGAAATCATACCCTGTGTCATAATACACATGGAAGTTTTTACTGTGTTTGCCTTGATGGATACCGAGCCTCCAACAATAACAAGACATTTATTCCCAATGATGGCACAAACTGTACAG ATATTGATGAATGTGAGGAGTCTGGGCTGTGTGGTCACAATGCAAGATGTGTGAATACTGAAGGAAGCTACATGTGTTACTGCAATGATGGTTATAAATTAGAAACTGGAGAGCATTCTTTTCGTCAAGATGGAAACATCGTTTCATGCAAAG AAATCGGATGTGGTTCCCCTCCTGAAATGGAGCATGGCTACATTGTGGGGAACTACAGCCTGCTACCAGGAAGTGCAGTTCATTATGAGTGTCAAGAAGGGTTTTACAGCAATGAAGGAAAGTTCTCATACTGCACTGCAAATGAAACTTGGGAACCTGCCACTTTAAGCTGTAAAG GTGTGGACTGTGGGGCCCCACCTTTTGTTTTGAATGCACGTCCAACATCTGTGAGCAGGACCACGTACAGAAGTGAAGTTACTTACGACTGTGTTCATGGGTACCTGATGGCAGGTGGCAGTGGCATTGCAGTCTGCAATGCCAAAGGACAGTGGGATGGCCCTGATTTGGTGTGCAAAG AAATAGACTGTGGCAAACCTTTGCTGATTCCACACACAACAATGACCTGGGACAACTCTACCACTCTGAGGAGCAGAGTGTACTACCACTGTAAAGAGGGATATTACTTCAATGGAGACAGGAATTTTTCAGAATGCACAGTAGATCAGTCTTGGGAGAATATCACCTACGTGTGCAAAG AGGAGGAATTATTTAGTAATTTATCCATTTTCAATGAAACCTGTGTGAGCTGGCAAAGGAAAAGCGGAAGGCTGGGAGTGCAGGAAACATACACA TTTCATATACTGGGCCAAAGATTGGATGAGAAGATATTCTCAGAAGATATGGTATTTAACATCAGTACAAGTGAAGATAATCCAAAGGTGTGTTTAGACCTGGACTCTGGAAGTAACTATGTGGTAAATGTAACTACCATTTCTTCTACAAACATCACTGTCTCAGTTACAGTAGCAATTCAGACAAAAG TTAAGGAAGCTTTCAATaatgtattaatttttaatgatacCTGCTTGAAATGGAGGAGAAATGTCAGGGGAACTGATGTGGAAGACAAATACTCA TTTCATGTGCAAGGCCAGCGTTGGTATCAGAAGAACTTCTTTCATGAAGTGACCTTCGAACTTTCCACACACAAGCAAGCTCCTGAAGTTTGTTTAGATTTGCAACCCGGCACCAATTACTCTATTAATATTTCCATGGTAGCTATGAATTTTTCACTGCTTGTTTCTATGACAACACAAATTACAG ATCCCCCTTTCCCAGAAGTAGAATTTGTTGCAGTTAAAGGTTCTGCACCTTTGCTCAGACTCCGGAAAGCAGAAGATCAAAATGGACCAATCAG TCTGTATCAAGTGATTGTGCTTCCTCTGGATTTGCAAAGCACTTTTATTTGTGACTCCTTTGATGCTACATCTTTCTTTAGTAACACCACTGACATGAAAGGATATGTAGCAGCTGAATTTCAGGCAAAGGATGTTGCTGATAATATGTCAATTGCTCTTGGAGACAGACATTATTATGGGAAGTTTTATAATGCTCCTTTAAAGCTGGGAGAAGAGTATTgtgtttttttgaaaataataagTGAGTGGAATAAG
- the SUSD1 gene encoding sushi domain-containing protein 1 isoform X1, producing the protein MNSGGGRAPGPLLLLLLALPRCGARVIVNRSIPDVCATCHIHATCQQSGGKSVCICNYGFVGNGRTHCQDKDECQIGASKICGNHTLCHNTHGSFYCVCLDGYRASNNNKTFIPNDGTNCTDIDECEESGLCGHNARCVNTEGSYMCYCNDGYKLETGEHSFRQDGNIVSCKEIGCGSPPEMEHGYIVGNYSLLPGSAVHYECQEGFYSNEGKFSYCTANETWEPATLSCKGVDCGAPPFVLNARPTSVSRTTYRSEVTYDCVHGYLMAGGSGIAVCNAKGQWDGPDLVCKEIDCGKPLLIPHTTMTWDNSTTLRSRVYYHCKEGYYFNGDRNFSECTVDQSWENITYVCKEEELFSNLSIFNETCVSWQRKSGRLGVQETYTFHILGQRLDEKIFSEDMVFNISTSEDNPKVCLDLDSGSNYVVNVTTISSTNITVSVTVAIQTKVKEAFNNVLIFNDTCLKWRRNVRGTDVEDKYSFHVQGQRWYQKNFFHEVTFELSTHKQAPEVCLDLQPGTNYSINISMVAMNFSLLVSMTTQITDPPFPEVEFVAVKGSAPLLRLRKAEDQNGPISLYQVIVLPLDLQSTFICDSFDATSFFSNTTDMKGYVAAEFQAKDVADNMSIALGDRHYYGKFYNAPLKLGEEYCVFLKIISEWNKVRTQSCAVWAQIKNLSPTLQYMTAVGLGTVAAVCLILFLSFSMARSCLHSSMHPPPAAVACEAVHLSTTVDVAQAGVASSFLETESVSLL; encoded by the exons aTGAACTCGGGGGGCGGCCGGGCGCCGGGGccgctcctgctgctgctgctggcgctGCCGCGGTGCGGGGCGCGGG TAATTGTGAACAGATCCATTCCTGATGTCTGTGCCACTTGCCACATTCATGCAACATGTCAGCAGAGTGGAGGAAAAAGTGTTTGTATCTGCAATTATGGATTTGTAGGCAATGGAAGAACCCATTGTCAAG ATAAAGATGAATGCCAGATTGGAGCCAGCAAGATCTGTGGAAATCATACCCTGTGTCATAATACACATGGAAGTTTTTACTGTGTTTGCCTTGATGGATACCGAGCCTCCAACAATAACAAGACATTTATTCCCAATGATGGCACAAACTGTACAG ATATTGATGAATGTGAGGAGTCTGGGCTGTGTGGTCACAATGCAAGATGTGTGAATACTGAAGGAAGCTACATGTGTTACTGCAATGATGGTTATAAATTAGAAACTGGAGAGCATTCTTTTCGTCAAGATGGAAACATCGTTTCATGCAAAG AAATCGGATGTGGTTCCCCTCCTGAAATGGAGCATGGCTACATTGTGGGGAACTACAGCCTGCTACCAGGAAGTGCAGTTCATTATGAGTGTCAAGAAGGGTTTTACAGCAATGAAGGAAAGTTCTCATACTGCACTGCAAATGAAACTTGGGAACCTGCCACTTTAAGCTGTAAAG GTGTGGACTGTGGGGCCCCACCTTTTGTTTTGAATGCACGTCCAACATCTGTGAGCAGGACCACGTACAGAAGTGAAGTTACTTACGACTGTGTTCATGGGTACCTGATGGCAGGTGGCAGTGGCATTGCAGTCTGCAATGCCAAAGGACAGTGGGATGGCCCTGATTTGGTGTGCAAAG AAATAGACTGTGGCAAACCTTTGCTGATTCCACACACAACAATGACCTGGGACAACTCTACCACTCTGAGGAGCAGAGTGTACTACCACTGTAAAGAGGGATATTACTTCAATGGAGACAGGAATTTTTCAGAATGCACAGTAGATCAGTCTTGGGAGAATATCACCTACGTGTGCAAAG AGGAGGAATTATTTAGTAATTTATCCATTTTCAATGAAACCTGTGTGAGCTGGCAAAGGAAAAGCGGAAGGCTGGGAGTGCAGGAAACATACACA TTTCATATACTGGGCCAAAGATTGGATGAGAAGATATTCTCAGAAGATATGGTATTTAACATCAGTACAAGTGAAGATAATCCAAAGGTGTGTTTAGACCTGGACTCTGGAAGTAACTATGTGGTAAATGTAACTACCATTTCTTCTACAAACATCACTGTCTCAGTTACAGTAGCAATTCAGACAAAAG TTAAGGAAGCTTTCAATaatgtattaatttttaatgatacCTGCTTGAAATGGAGGAGAAATGTCAGGGGAACTGATGTGGAAGACAAATACTCA TTTCATGTGCAAGGCCAGCGTTGGTATCAGAAGAACTTCTTTCATGAAGTGACCTTCGAACTTTCCACACACAAGCAAGCTCCTGAAGTTTGTTTAGATTTGCAACCCGGCACCAATTACTCTATTAATATTTCCATGGTAGCTATGAATTTTTCACTGCTTGTTTCTATGACAACACAAATTACAG ATCCCCCTTTCCCAGAAGTAGAATTTGTTGCAGTTAAAGGTTCTGCACCTTTGCTCAGACTCCGGAAAGCAGAAGATCAAAATGGACCAATCAG TCTGTATCAAGTGATTGTGCTTCCTCTGGATTTGCAAAGCACTTTTATTTGTGACTCCTTTGATGCTACATCTTTCTTTAGTAACACCACTGACATGAAAGGATATGTAGCAGCTGAATTTCAGGCAAAGGATGTTGCTGATAATATGTCAATTGCTCTTGGAGACAGACATTATTATGGGAAGTTTTATAATGCTCCTTTAAAGCTGGGAGAAGAGTATTgtgtttttttgaaaataataagTGAGTGGAATAAG GTAAGAACACAGTCCTGTGCTGTTTGGGCACAAATTAAAA ATTTGTCACCCACTCTGCAGTACATGACTGCTGTTGGATTAGGGACAGTGGCTGCTGTCTGCCTTATATTGTTCCTGTCATTCTCCATGGCACG